One genomic region from Halococcus qingdaonensis encodes:
- a CDS encoding archaea-specific SMC-related protein, translated as MSAEELAERDIHIHVENVGGIDRTDVETAAGVTVLTGRNATNRTSLLQAVMAGLGSDSVSLKGDADEGTVELSIGDDTYTRTLTRENGVVATGGEPYLDDPTVADLFAFLLESNEARRAVARSDDLRDLIMRPIDTDVIRTEISELEDRRRELDDQLDELDTLQDDLPDLEAKRRRLDEQIAEKRDALEAKEAELDDADRDVDETREEKAELEDTLDELRRTRSELEDVRYDIDTHEESVDALHDERAELEADYDELPDAPAGERSELDAEIERLRERESSLESELSELQSIVQFNEDMLDGDDVGRLDSLNEGSPGGDDSVTDQLVADEAVTCWTCGSDVETNEIEATLDRLRSLRQETLDDVNDVREQLDELVADRNALDEKQQQRDRLERRLDRIEGELDDHETTLDDLAAERDALTDEIETLEAEVEQLENEEYTELLDLHKEANQLEFEVGRLEGDREEVVAEIADVEERLDERDQLEDRRADAQEELEELRTRIERIETEAVEGFNDHMATVLDLLDYENIERIWIERVEQTVREGRRKVDKSVFELHVVRTTQSGTAYEDTIDHLSESEREVTGLVFALAGYLVHDLHETVPVMLLDSLEAVDSDRIARLVDYFAEYPDYLVVALLPDDAAALDDDYERVTEI; from the coding sequence ATGAGTGCCGAAGAACTCGCTGAACGGGACATTCATATCCACGTCGAGAACGTCGGCGGTATCGACCGTACCGACGTCGAAACCGCCGCGGGCGTGACCGTTCTCACCGGCCGCAACGCCACCAATCGCACGTCGCTGCTTCAGGCCGTGATGGCCGGGCTCGGTAGTGACAGCGTCTCGCTCAAAGGTGACGCCGACGAAGGGACCGTCGAGCTCTCGATTGGCGACGACACGTACACGCGCACGCTCACGCGCGAGAACGGCGTCGTTGCCACCGGCGGCGAGCCCTACCTCGACGATCCGACCGTCGCCGACCTGTTCGCCTTCCTCCTCGAATCGAACGAAGCCCGCCGCGCGGTCGCCCGCAGCGATGACCTCCGCGATCTCATCATGCGCCCGATCGACACCGACGTCATCCGCACCGAGATCAGCGAACTGGAGGACCGCCGCCGCGAACTCGACGATCAACTGGACGAACTCGACACACTCCAAGACGATCTCCCAGACCTCGAAGCGAAGCGTCGCCGCCTCGACGAACAGATCGCGGAGAAGCGTGACGCACTCGAAGCGAAGGAGGCCGAACTCGACGACGCCGATCGCGACGTCGACGAAACCCGCGAGGAGAAAGCCGAGCTCGAAGACACGCTCGACGAACTACGCCGGACACGTTCGGAGCTCGAAGACGTCCGCTACGACATCGACACCCACGAGGAGAGCGTCGACGCCCTCCACGACGAACGCGCCGAGCTCGAAGCCGACTACGACGAACTCCCCGACGCGCCCGCCGGCGAGCGAAGCGAACTCGACGCCGAGATCGAACGGTTGCGCGAGCGCGAGAGCAGCCTTGAAAGCGAACTCTCCGAACTCCAGAGCATCGTCCAGTTCAACGAGGACATGCTCGATGGCGACGACGTTGGCCGCCTCGATTCCCTCAACGAGGGGTCACCTGGCGGGGACGATTCGGTCACCGATCAGCTGGTCGCCGACGAGGCCGTCACCTGCTGGACCTGCGGCAGCGACGTCGAGACCAACGAGATCGAGGCCACACTCGATCGCCTGCGCAGCCTCCGCCAGGAGACCCTCGACGACGTCAACGACGTCCGTGAGCAACTCGACGAGCTCGTCGCCGACCGGAACGCGCTCGACGAGAAACAACAGCAGCGCGATCGGCTCGAACGACGCCTCGACCGGATCGAGGGCGAACTCGACGACCACGAGACCACCCTCGACGATCTCGCCGCCGAGCGCGACGCGCTGACCGACGAGATCGAAACCCTCGAAGCCGAGGTCGAGCAGCTCGAAAACGAGGAGTACACCGAACTGCTCGATCTGCACAAGGAGGCCAACCAACTCGAATTCGAGGTCGGCCGCCTCGAAGGCGATCGTGAGGAGGTCGTCGCGGAGATCGCCGACGTCGAGGAGCGCCTCGACGAGCGCGATCAGCTCGAAGATCGGCGCGCCGACGCCCAAGAAGAGCTCGAAGAGCTACGCACGCGCATCGAACGCATCGAGACCGAGGCCGTGGAGGGGTTCAACGACCACATGGCGACCGTGCTCGATCTGCTCGACTACGAGAACATCGAGCGGATCTGGATCGAGCGCGTCGAGCAGACCGTCCGCGAGGGCCGTCGGAAGGTCGACAAAAGCGTCTTCGAGCTCCACGTCGTGCGCACCACGCAGTCGGGGACCGCCTACGAGGACACGATCGACCACCTCTCTGAGAGCGAGCGCGAGGTCACGGGACTGGTGTTCGCGCTCGCGGGCTATCTCGTCCACGACCTCCACGAGACCGTGCCGGTGATGCTGCTCGACTCGCTCGAAGCAGTGGATTCGGACCGCATCGCCCGGCTCGTCGACTACTTCGCCGAATATCCCGACTATCTCGTTGTCGCGCTCCTCCCCGACGACGCCGCCGCCCTCGACGACGACTACGAGCGCGTGACCGAGATCTGA
- a CDS encoding IclR family transcriptional regulator — protein sequence MKLEDETTVKTTTKSLRIVEFVHEHNGAGITEIADQLELSKSTVYKHLRTLEQERYVYKGDGDVYYVGLRFLSLGVGARRRRRIYETAKPEIQRLAEESGEMANLLVEEHGRGIFLYRADSSRAVNLDTHAGREVYLHTTAMGKAILACLPERRVNEIIDRHGLPEMTEHTITDRELLFEDLDTIAEQGWAVDREERLKGLCCVATAITDPDDTPLGAISVSGPRSRLKDGKLVDELPELILNIKNVIELNVAYE from the coding sequence ATGAAGCTGGAGGACGAAACGACCGTGAAGACGACGACGAAATCGCTCCGGATCGTCGAGTTCGTCCACGAGCACAACGGGGCGGGGATCACCGAGATCGCCGACCAGTTGGAACTCTCGAAGAGCACGGTGTACAAACACCTCAGAACGCTCGAACAGGAGCGCTACGTCTACAAGGGCGACGGCGACGTCTACTACGTCGGACTGCGATTCCTGAGTCTCGGGGTGGGCGCGCGCCGACGGCGACGGATCTACGAGACGGCCAAACCGGAGATCCAGCGCCTCGCCGAGGAGTCCGGCGAGATGGCGAACCTCCTGGTCGAGGAGCACGGCCGCGGCATCTTCCTCTATCGGGCCGACAGCAGCCGCGCGGTAAACCTCGATACGCACGCCGGCCGCGAGGTCTATCTCCACACGACGGCGATGGGCAAGGCGATCCTCGCCTGTCTCCCCGAACGCCGCGTGAACGAGATCATCGACCGACACGGGCTCCCGGAGATGACCGAACACACGATCACCGACCGCGAACTCCTGTTCGAGGATCTCGATACGATCGCCGAGCAGGGTTGGGCGGTCGATCGCGAGGAGCGGTTGAAGGGGCTCTGCTGTGTCGCCACGGCGATCACCGACCCCGACGACACGCCGCTCGGCGCGATCAGTGTCTCCGGCCCGCGCAGCCGGCTGAAGGACGGCAAGCTCGTCGACGAACTGCCGGAGCTGATCCTCAACATCAAGAACGTCATCGAACTCAACGTCGCCTACGAGTGA
- a CDS encoding helix-turn-helix domain-containing protein → MDKLADVDIEALQAALADASGTKAVKRLMVALAYADGVSVETVSARYDIPRATVYSWLDRFEQQSIAEAITDDSRPGRPAKLDRSQRRQLAADLARSPAELGYDSAEWTPERVRNHIEQKYDISYSLGHVRRLLQESSAGT, encoded by the coding sequence ATGGACAAGCTCGCCGACGTCGATATCGAGGCGTTGCAGGCCGCTCTCGCGGACGCTTCGGGGACGAAGGCCGTGAAACGGTTGATGGTCGCGCTCGCGTACGCCGACGGCGTCAGCGTCGAAACCGTGAGCGCGCGCTACGATATCCCGCGTGCGACCGTCTACTCCTGGCTCGACCGGTTCGAACAGCAGTCGATCGCCGAGGCGATCACGGACGACTCCCGACCGGGACGCCCGGCGAAACTCGATCGCTCGCAACGACGGCAGCTGGCGGCCGATCTGGCCCGATCACCCGCCGAACTGGGCTACGATTCGGCCGAATGGACGCCCGAACGGGTACGGAATCACATCGAACAGAAGTACGACATCAGCTACTCGCTGGGCCACGTCCGTCGATTGTTGCAGGAATCCTCGGCTGGAACATGA
- the rdfA gene encoding rod-determining factor RdfA, translating to MTDANDPDSSDDAGSDSNSKVVRVLQRYELVGLGDELVEYWTGEATERKSLRELADYFNRELLARVLRDASVDTLDGEQANLYRLLTDEDVSSGAAVQAINRLEQHGVDVDQLTADFVSRQAIHTYLTSYRDVSYSSSHDDPVETETTNVRRLRRRMTTIVESKIERLRNTGRITLGAFNVLIDVRVLCEDCGAQYQVTELFDRGGCECTIDSSDSQP from the coding sequence ATGACCGACGCGAACGACCCGGACAGTAGCGACGATGCGGGTAGCGATTCGAACAGCAAGGTCGTACGGGTGCTGCAACGGTACGAACTCGTGGGGCTGGGCGACGAACTCGTCGAATATTGGACGGGCGAGGCGACCGAGCGCAAGAGCCTGCGCGAGCTGGCGGACTACTTCAACCGGGAGCTGCTCGCCCGTGTCCTGCGGGACGCCTCGGTAGATACGCTCGACGGCGAGCAGGCGAACCTCTATCGACTGTTGACCGACGAGGACGTGAGCAGCGGGGCCGCCGTCCAGGCCATCAATCGACTCGAACAGCACGGGGTCGACGTCGATCAACTGACGGCGGATTTCGTCTCGCGGCAAGCCATCCACACCTATCTGACGAGCTATCGCGACGTGAGCTACTCGTCGAGCCACGACGACCCGGTCGAGACCGAAACCACGAACGTCCGGCGACTCAGACGGCGCATGACGACGATCGTCGAGAGCAAAATCGAACGACTGCGCAACACCGGCCGCATCACGCTCGGTGCGTTCAACGTGCTCATCGACGTGCGCGTCCTCTGTGAGGACTGCGGCGCGCAGTATCAGGTGACGGAGCTGTTCGATCGTGGCGGCTGCGAATGCACGATCGACTCGTCCGACAGTCAGCCATGA
- a CDS encoding ABC transporter ATP-binding protein — translation MSSEEELGGFEEIRDEVTGNPMVGLLRYAIPYWKRLSVGVGASLLTRFARLVPPLIVAAAINLIDSSAGGSGLLVQAGLLPGGTITGQAARLALLERLVAIAALAYLIRSVTRFVSRYLLQSMAQKIQRDLRNDAYDHMQHLSMGFFANHQTGGMLSILNSDINRLERFLNTELRQIIRVIAVVGGIGTILFIQSPTLALIALAPVPLIGIASGAFLRWVEPRYRAIRETVARLNTRLENNLGGAPVIKSFNRYEFERGRVAAQSERYHDEQVGAIKIRRAFFSALRVLTGVVFVAVLYVGGRDVIVGAPGAISVGAFAGVFLYIRRLYSPMRRIGKTANKYQLAKSSAERVFGVLSHEPAITSPADGHVPEHVDGAVNFDDVTFGYDDGEPVIDGLSLDVDPGETIGLVGATGAGKSTLLKLIPRFYDVDGGAVRVDNTDVREYDLEALREAVGIVEQNPYLFSGTVAENIAYGTDGALERTMDGAGLDERVRAAARAAEAHEFVSDLPEGYDTQIGERGVKLSGGQRQRLAIARALLNDPAIIVLDEATSDVDTETEERIQESLARLTADRTAFVIAHRLSTIRDADRIVVIEDGAITERGSHEELLAADSAYTELWQAQSERTPERVVEADDD, via the coding sequence ATGTCGTCGGAGGAGGAACTCGGGGGGTTCGAGGAGATCCGTGACGAGGTCACGGGCAATCCAATGGTCGGTCTCCTTCGGTATGCGATCCCCTACTGGAAGCGCCTGAGCGTCGGCGTGGGTGCCTCGCTGCTGACACGGTTCGCACGGCTCGTCCCGCCGCTGATCGTCGCCGCGGCGATCAACCTCATCGACAGTTCGGCCGGCGGATCGGGACTGCTGGTACAGGCTGGGCTACTGCCGGGCGGGACCATCACCGGGCAGGCGGCACGGCTCGCGCTCCTCGAACGGCTGGTCGCCATCGCGGCGCTCGCTTATCTGATTCGGTCGGTGACGCGGTTCGTCTCGCGCTACCTGCTCCAGTCGATGGCCCAGAAGATCCAGCGCGACCTCCGCAACGACGCCTACGACCACATGCAACACCTCTCGATGGGCTTTTTCGCCAACCATCAGACGGGCGGGATGCTGTCGATCCTCAACAGCGACATCAACAGGTTGGAACGGTTTCTCAACACCGAGCTCCGCCAGATCATCCGCGTGATCGCCGTCGTCGGCGGGATCGGGACCATCCTCTTCATCCAGTCGCCGACGCTGGCACTCATCGCGCTCGCGCCCGTCCCCCTCATCGGGATCGCGAGCGGTGCCTTCCTCCGCTGGGTCGAACCGCGCTACCGCGCGATCCGCGAGACGGTCGCGCGGCTCAACACCCGCCTGGAGAACAACCTGGGCGGTGCGCCGGTGATCAAATCGTTCAACCGTTACGAGTTCGAGCGCGGGCGCGTCGCCGCACAGAGCGAGCGCTACCACGACGAGCAGGTGGGTGCGATCAAGATCCGTCGTGCGTTCTTCTCCGCGCTCCGCGTGCTCACCGGCGTCGTGTTCGTCGCCGTGCTCTACGTCGGCGGGCGCGACGTCATCGTGGGCGCTCCCGGTGCGATCTCCGTCGGCGCGTTCGCCGGCGTCTTCCTCTACATCAGACGGCTCTACTCGCCGATGCGCCGGATCGGCAAGACGGCCAACAAGTACCAGCTCGCCAAATCGAGCGCCGAGCGCGTCTTCGGCGTGCTGAGTCACGAACCCGCGATCACCTCGCCCGCGGACGGTCACGTCCCCGAGCACGTCGACGGCGCGGTGAACTTCGACGACGTCACTTTCGGCTACGACGACGGCGAGCCGGTCATCGACGGGCTCTCGCTCGACGTTGACCCCGGTGAGACGATCGGGCTCGTCGGTGCCACCGGCGCGGGCAAATCGACGCTGCTGAAACTCATCCCCCGGTTCTACGACGTCGACGGGGGCGCGGTGCGCGTCGATAACACCGACGTCCGCGAGTACGATCTGGAAGCGCTGCGCGAGGCGGTCGGGATCGTCGAGCAGAACCCGTACCTGTTCTCGGGAACGGTGGCCGAGAACATCGCGTACGGCACCGACGGGGCGCTCGAACGGACGATGGACGGTGCGGGGCTCGACGAGCGCGTGCGTGCGGCCGCGAGGGCCGCCGAGGCCCACGAGTTCGTCAGCGATCTGCCAGAGGGCTACGACACACAGATCGGCGAGCGGGGCGTGAAGCTCTCGGGCGGCCAGCGCCAGCGCCTCGCCATCGCTCGTGCGTTGCTCAACGATCCCGCGATCATCGTCCTCGACGAGGCCACCTCCGACGTCGACACCGAGACCGAAGAGCGGATCCAGGAGAGTCTCGCACGGCTCACCGCCGACCGGACGGCGTTCGTCATCGCCCACCGGCTCTCGACGATCCGGGACGCCGACCGCATCGTCGTGATCGAGGACGGGGCCATCACCGAACGCGGAAGCCACGAGGAGCTGCTCGCGGCCGACAGCGCCTACACCGAGCTCTGGCAGGCACAGTCCGAGCGGACGCCCGAGCGGGTCGTCGAAGCGGACGACGACTGA